In Edaphobacter aggregans, the sequence TTGGCAGTCGTGGCAGATCATAGTGACCCTTTCCAGTTCCTGTTACGTGACGCGTCGAGTGGGTGCATTGCGCGTCTCCTAAATAAATGACTTCAGCTTCTCGCGGAGTGTCTGATAGGCGCGAAAGAGCAGGGATTTGGTGGCGGACTCGCTTAGTTTGAGGACGTCGCCGATTTGTTTGTAGTCCATGCCTTCGTACTTGTGCATGAGGACGGCCATACGTTGCCGCTCGGGCAGGGCGAGGACGTGCTGACGGATGGCGTTGAGGCGTTCGCGGTTGAGAAGCCGGGACTCAGCGCTGGGAGTGGAGTCGGCTACATCGGGGGTGGTGCCGGTCTCGGAGTCGGTCTCGTCGAGATAGATGGTGGAGGCGTTGCGCTCGTGGCGCGTATCGCGGGCATAGTTGACGCCGAGGTTCGTCGCGATGCGATAGAGCCAGGTGCTGAAGCGTGCCTCGGCGCGGTAGGTGTCGCGGGCGCGATAGACGCGGAGGAAGACTTCCTGGGCGAGTTCTTCGGCGACGGCCTGGTTGTGGACCATGCGGTACATGAAATGGATGATCGGCTTGCGGTACTTCTGGATGAGGAAGTCGAAACCGGCCATGTTGCCGGCCCGAAGTTCCAGCATGATGGCTGCGTCGTCCATCTGGGCGAACTCGCCAGCGGCATGGTGGATCTCGGCAGCCTGGAGGTTTTCGAGAAGACTCGGACTGATAGCCAGAGTAGCCATATTCTCCATAACCCCATCTTCGTCGGCTGGTTGCGCCCCTGAGTCAAATTCTAGGAGATTCTCTTCGGAGCTTTTCGGAGAGACGGGGGCCGATGGACTGGGATGACCGGGGTTGGGGAGTTGGGGGGACATCCTCCGATTTATTGTAATGCGGCGAGAAGGTAGTAGCGATAAGTCTTTCAAAGGGGTTAGAGGGGTGAGAAAAGGGTGCTCTGGCCTGGCAGGGCTGCAGATGATATTCTTGAAAAACAAGGTTCGCCGGAAGCCATCAAGGGCTTCTGCAGCGGTTTTGGGGCGCATAACTCAGCGGTAGAGTGCCACCTTCACACGGTGGAAGTCGTAGGTTCGAATCCTGCTGTGCCCACCATCAAATCAACAACTTACGAAACCCGGCATCTCGATTTGGTGCCATTTGGTGCCAAAGTTTAAACAATTGGCACCAACCGCGCCGGTTTTTTTCGCCGCAAACCTACATGATCTGCTGCGGAGTCTTCGTTGCGGTGAGCATCGCATAGACCGTTCCAACCATTTGCTGCACACTCTCCGGGAGCTCCTGCATGTATTCGTTCGCGGTGGTGTCCGCGCGCGAATGCCGCAGGTGGGATTGAATATCCTTCACCGAACCCAGACTCTGTGCCCTGGTGGCGATGGTCCGCCGGATCACCTGGAAATTCAGCTTGGGGATATCCAAAGACTCCGCAAGAGGCTTTAGAACCCTGCTGCGATAGTTGGAGGTATCCAAGAACCCGCCGTCCGCGTTGGGGAACATC encodes:
- a CDS encoding RNA polymerase sigma factor, giving the protein MATLAISPSLLENLQAAEIHHAAGEFAQMDDAAIMLELRAGNMAGFDFLIQKYRKPIIHFMYRMVHNQAVAEELAQEVFLRVYRARDTYRAEARFSTWLYRIATNLGVNYARDTRHERNASTIYLDETDSETGTTPDVADSTPSAESRLLNRERLNAIRQHVLALPERQRMAVLMHKYEGMDYKQIGDVLKLSESATKSLLFRAYQTLREKLKSFI